A genomic window from Barnesiella propionica includes:
- a CDS encoding DUF5686 family protein yields MIKNIYIISLFFVLGLILPVKVSAQQQTTIRGVVRDSVTQEPIPYVSMFLKGSQMGVMADENGKFDLTVKVNFLNAVFSSLGYKDKNVFVKKGSDNELIVDMVPSDYRIKEVVIRPKKEKYSKKNNPAVAFVNKLIDRKKQFDPKNHDYYSYEKYEKMTFALNDFSEEQKKKWLFKKFQFIFDYVDTSEVSGKPILTVSIKERIVDDYYRKHPETEKSVVTGVKRAGIDEIFSQESIQQFCNDVFREVDIFGNDVTLLSNRFVSPLSNIGTAFYKYYLLDTIPVNGELCVDLGFVPFNSESFGFTGHIYVPVADTTDYFIKKVKLNVPKDINLNYVENMTIEQDFIRDRNGSRLKTKDDMIVEFKIMPATQGLYVRRLTTYKGFDFNAPEDLTVFNFDGRERTTDDALVKPEAFWVDNRHVPVKQKENSVNRLLSRLREVPAFYYTEKVLGILISGYIETGKDSKFDFGPMNTTISANEAEGARFRVGGLTTANFNPHLFMRGYAAYGTKDGKFKYSGEVEYSFNKKKYHSREFPIHSIKLSHTYDINQLGQHYLYTNKDNVFLSLKRKADNKITYQRKTQLAYLSEFNGGFSYGINLSHEIEQATKWVKFETGNGTYHKDFQQAFAEVTLRYAPNEKFYQTKSNRFPINIDAPIFTLSHKFGFKGVLGSDYNLNHTEFGVQKRFWFSAFGYFDAILKAGKEWNKVPYPLLIIPNANLSYTIQPESYPLMNAMEFINDQYVSWDLTYNANGALFNRIPLIKYMKLREVVSFRGLYGSLSKKNNPMNDDSLFRFPNGSNVMDDMPYMEVGVGLDNIFTILRLDYVWRLTYRDTPGVSKSGLRLALHFTF; encoded by the coding sequence ATGATTAAAAATATATATATTATCTCTTTATTTTTCGTATTGGGACTAATATTGCCTGTGAAGGTTTCAGCCCAGCAACAAACTACTATCAGGGGTGTTGTAAGAGATTCTGTTACACAGGAACCCATTCCTTACGTCTCTATGTTCCTGAAAGGTTCACAGATGGGTGTTATGGCCGATGAAAACGGAAAATTCGATTTGACAGTCAAAGTCAATTTTCTGAATGCTGTTTTTTCTTCTCTGGGATATAAGGATAAGAATGTTTTTGTGAAAAAAGGTTCGGATAATGAATTGATTGTTGATATGGTTCCTTCGGATTACCGGATTAAAGAAGTGGTTATCAGACCTAAGAAAGAAAAGTATTCCAAGAAAAATAATCCGGCTGTGGCTTTTGTAAATAAGCTTATCGACCGGAAAAAACAGTTTGATCCTAAAAATCACGATTATTACAGTTACGAGAAATATGAAAAAATGACTTTTGCCCTGAATGATTTCTCAGAAGAGCAAAAGAAAAAATGGTTGTTCAAGAAGTTCCAGTTTATTTTTGATTATGTAGATACTTCCGAGGTGTCGGGAAAACCTATTCTTACCGTATCTATTAAGGAGCGTATTGTCGATGATTATTACCGGAAGCATCCCGAAACGGAGAAGTCTGTTGTTACAGGTGTGAAAAGGGCTGGTATTGACGAAATATTCAGTCAGGAAAGCATACAGCAATTCTGTAATGATGTATTTCGGGAAGTCGATATCTTCGGTAACGACGTGACGCTGCTGTCTAACCGTTTTGTCAGTCCGTTATCCAATATAGGTACGGCTTTCTATAAATATTATTTATTAGATACTATACCTGTGAACGGGGAGCTTTGTGTGGATTTGGGATTTGTACCGTTCAATTCCGAATCGTTCGGATTTACCGGGCATATATATGTTCCGGTTGCCGACACAACAGATTATTTTATCAAAAAGGTGAAATTGAATGTTCCGAAAGATATTAATCTGAACTATGTGGAGAATATGACTATAGAGCAGGATTTTATCCGTGACAGGAATGGTTCCCGTCTTAAGACTAAAGACGATATGATTGTAGAATTTAAGATAATGCCTGCTACACAGGGATTGTATGTTCGTCGTTTGACTACCTATAAAGGATTTGACTTTAATGCTCCGGAAGATCTCACTGTGTTTAATTTTGACGGGAGGGAGCGTACTACCGATGATGCGTTAGTAAAACCCGAGGCTTTTTGGGTGGATAATCGTCATGTACCTGTAAAACAAAAAGAGAATTCGGTGAATCGTTTATTGTCCAGGTTACGTGAGGTTCCTGCTTTCTATTATACCGAGAAAGTTTTGGGGATATTGATATCCGGATATATCGAAACCGGAAAAGACAGCAAGTTCGACTTTGGGCCTATGAATACGACGATCAGTGCTAATGAAGCTGAAGGTGCTCGATTCAGGGTTGGGGGACTTACCACGGCCAATTTCAATCCTCACTTATTTATGAGAGGATATGCGGCGTATGGAACAAAAGACGGAAAATTCAAATATTCGGGCGAAGTGGAATATTCGTTCAATAAGAAGAAGTATCATTCCAGAGAATTTCCTATACATTCTATTAAATTGTCTCATACGTATGATATAAACCAACTGGGTCAGCATTATTTATATACCAATAAAGATAATGTATTCCTCTCATTGAAAAGAAAGGCCGATAACAAGATTACATATCAGCGAAAAACTCAATTAGCATACTTAAGTGAATTTAACGGGGGTTTTTCTTATGGAATTAATCTTTCGCATGAGATCGAACAGGCAACCAAATGGGTAAAATTCGAGACCGGTAACGGGACGTATCATAAAGATTTCCAGCAGGCATTTGCAGAGGTTACATTGCGTTATGCACCGAATGAAAAATTTTATCAGACAAAGAGCAACCGTTTTCCTATCAATATAGACGCACCCATTTTCACGCTTTCTCATAAGTTCGGGTTCAAGGGTGTTTTAGGTAGTGATTATAACTTGAATCATACGGAGTTCGGAGTGCAAAAGAGGTTTTGGTTTTCTGCATTCGGGTATTTCGACGCTATCTTGAAAGCAGGGAAAGAGTGGAATAAGGTTCCATATCCGTTATTGATAATCCCTAATGCCAACTTATCATATACAATACAACCCGAATCGTATCCCTTGATGAACGCTATGGAGTTCATTAACGACCAGTATGTTTCCTGGGATTTGACTTATAATGCGAATGGAGCATTATTCAACCGTATTCCCCTTATTAAATATATGAAGTTGCGGGAGGTAGTTTCTTTTCGTGGTTTATATGGCAGTCTTAGCAAGAAAAATAATCCGATGAATGATGATTCGTTATTTCGTTTTCCTAACGGAAGCAATGTTATGGACGATATGCCTTATATGGAAGTTGGAGTAGGATTGGACAATATCTTTACAATCTTACGTCTCGATTATGTTTGGAGATTGACTTACCGCGATACTCCTGGAGTGAGCAAAAGCGGTCTGCGACTGGCTTTACATTTTACATTCTGA
- a CDS encoding glycoside hydrolase family 25 protein, with translation MKGNHTWISLIIILILVIGTGIYLYQRFKPKGINIDKDIYPVTGIDISNHTHITDWKLIKKAGIDFVYIKVSEGGDYKDPSYQKHARNALAAKIPYGEYHFFRFNRSGEIQAHNFLNTLLAEYQLPPVIDVEEWGNTRPESDYKETLEIKKFIREVETELSQKVIIYCNKNSYERFIEGNFPENPVWICTFSRKPPVPSWLFWQHSHIGRIPEIQSDVDINTFNGNREEWNKYFISILQ, from the coding sequence ATGAAAGGTAATCATACCTGGATATCACTCATAATTATTCTTATCCTAGTAATAGGTACCGGTATATATCTGTATCAAAGATTCAAGCCTAAAGGAATAAATATTGATAAAGATATTTATCCGGTAACAGGAATAGACATATCCAACCATACACATATAACCGATTGGAAATTAATAAAGAAAGCAGGTATAGACTTTGTATATATCAAGGTATCGGAAGGAGGTGATTACAAAGATCCTTCATACCAGAAGCACGCCCGAAACGCACTGGCAGCAAAAATACCCTATGGGGAATATCATTTCTTTCGTTTCAATCGTTCGGGAGAAATACAAGCACACAATTTTCTGAATACACTGTTGGCTGAGTATCAGCTACCGCCTGTAATAGATGTTGAAGAATGGGGTAACACACGGCCAGAAAGCGACTATAAAGAAACACTGGAAATAAAAAAATTTATCCGGGAAGTAGAGACCGAACTTTCTCAGAAAGTCATTATTTATTGTAATAAAAATTCATACGAAAGATTTATCGAAGGGAACTTTCCCGAAAACCCGGTCTGGATATGCACTTTTTCCCGGAAACCTCCGGTCCCGTCCTGGTTATTCTGGCAACATTCTCATATAGGCCGAATTCCCGAGATACAGTCAGATGTAGATATCAATACATTCAACGGTAACCGGGAAGAATGGAATAAATATTTTATTTCCATCCTGCAATAA
- a CDS encoding carbon-nitrogen hydrolase, whose protein sequence is MNKTILVGLVQQSNEENIENNKLKLKKNIEYCAEHGARLIVLQELHNSLYFCQTENTDLFDLAETIPGPSTDFYSKIAGDNKVVLVTSLFEKRAPGLYHNTAVVFDTDGSIAGKYRKMHIPDDPAYYEKFYFTPGDLGFEPIQTSLGKLGVLVCWDQWYPEAARLMALKGAEMLIYPTAIGWESSDTREEQERQKNAWIISQRGHAVANGLPVISVNRTGIEPDPSGQTNGIHFWGNSFVCGPQGEFIACATDNEECNLIAEIDLSRSENVRRWWPFLRDRRIDEYENITKRFID, encoded by the coding sequence ATGAACAAAACTATACTTGTGGGACTTGTACAACAGTCCAATGAAGAAAATATTGAAAATAATAAACTCAAATTAAAAAAGAATATTGAGTATTGTGCTGAACACGGCGCACGACTTATAGTACTCCAGGAGCTTCATAACAGTCTGTATTTTTGTCAGACAGAAAACACAGATCTTTTCGATCTGGCTGAAACCATACCTGGCCCGTCGACGGACTTTTACAGCAAAATAGCCGGCGATAACAAGGTCGTGCTGGTCACTTCATTATTCGAAAAACGAGCTCCCGGACTCTATCATAATACGGCTGTAGTATTTGATACCGACGGAAGTATTGCCGGTAAATACAGAAAGATGCATATACCTGACGATCCGGCCTATTACGAAAAATTTTATTTCACTCCGGGAGATCTGGGTTTCGAACCCATACAAACATCACTGGGCAAATTAGGCGTGTTGGTATGCTGGGACCAATGGTATCCTGAAGCGGCCAGACTTATGGCACTAAAAGGAGCGGAGATGCTTATCTACCCTACCGCTATCGGCTGGGAAAGCAGCGATACGCGGGAAGAACAGGAAAGGCAAAAAAACGCATGGATCATATCACAGCGCGGGCATGCCGTAGCTAACGGTCTACCGGTCATATCGGTCAATCGGACAGGTATAGAACCGGACCCTTCCGGACAGACCAACGGAATACATTTCTGGGGTAACAGTTTTGTATGCGGTCCACAAGGAGAATTCATAGCCTGCGCAACCGATAACGAAGAATGTAACCTGATAGCTGAAATCGATCTTTCACGTTCGGAAAATGTTCGCCGCTGGTGGCCGTTCCTTAGGGACAGGCGTATAGACGAATATGAAAATATAACGAAAAGGTTCATCGATTGA
- a CDS encoding agmatine deiminase family protein, with amino-acid sequence MTQEHIILPAEWHPQSGVQLTWPHEHTDWAYMLDEVEDCFINIAREIVRYEPLLIVTPYPEKVKQLLIDKMDVSRITFFCCLTNDTWARDHGAITVLKNGEAYIYDFAFNGWGLKFPAHFDNLITSRAHESSLFNARYENRLNFILEGGSIESDGEGTLLTTSECLLSPNRNGEWNRKQIEEYLMKAFGLKQILWLDYGYLAGDDTDSHIDTLARLAPGNTILYVRCTDIKDEHYDALLAMEKQLKNFRTLEDKPYRLLPLPMPKAICEDNERLPATYANFLVLNGAVLYPTYGQPDNDRAAGKILETAFPGYDITGIPCTALIKQHGSLHCVTMQYPQHVLKNDYNEQNYTCGTCTTVQ; translated from the coding sequence ATGACCCAAGAACATATCATATTACCGGCAGAATGGCATCCGCAGTCGGGCGTACAACTTACATGGCCTCACGAACACACCGACTGGGCTTACATGCTGGATGAAGTAGAGGACTGCTTTATTAATATAGCCCGGGAAATCGTACGCTACGAACCTTTGTTGATCGTTACTCCTTATCCCGAGAAAGTAAAGCAACTATTGATTGATAAAATGGATGTATCGCGGATTACATTTTTTTGTTGCCTCACGAACGATACCTGGGCCCGGGATCATGGTGCCATCACGGTATTAAAAAACGGAGAAGCTTATATCTACGATTTTGCCTTTAACGGATGGGGATTAAAATTTCCGGCTCATTTCGACAATCTGATCACATCCCGGGCACATGAAAGCAGTCTGTTCAACGCCCGGTATGAGAACCGTCTTAATTTTATTCTGGAAGGAGGTTCTATCGAATCGGACGGAGAAGGAACCTTGCTCACTACGAGCGAATGTCTATTATCCCCTAATAGGAACGGCGAATGGAACAGAAAACAAATAGAAGAATATCTGATGAAAGCATTCGGATTAAAACAAATCTTGTGGTTGGATTACGGTTATCTGGCAGGCGACGATACGGACAGCCATATAGATACCTTGGCCCGGCTGGCGCCCGGCAATACCATCCTATATGTACGTTGTACCGATATAAAAGACGAGCATTATGACGCGCTGTTAGCTATGGAAAAACAGCTGAAAAATTTCCGGACTCTTGAAGACAAACCATATCGGCTACTCCCCCTCCCTATGCCTAAGGCCATATGTGAAGATAACGAACGTTTACCGGCTACATACGCCAACTTTCTCGTCCTGAACGGCGCGGTATTATACCCTACTTACGGACAACCGGACAATGACAGGGCCGCAGGTAAAATACTGGAAACAGCGTTTCCGGGATATGATATAACAGGCATACCCTGTACGGCCCTTATCAAGCAACACGGTTCCTTACATTGCGTAACTATGCAATATCCACAGCACGTATTAAAAAATGATTACAATGAACAAAACTATACTTGTGGGACTTGTACAACAGTCCAATGA
- a CDS encoding ferredoxin domain-containing protein, whose protein sequence is MFLNERETRHNYVIEAAKQIMTAARTAPKGKGVDILEIITVTEKEIKLLSEELIKTSEETGMKFFLRDAENILQSEAIVLIGTHQQTQGLNCAYCGYATCAEKPVSVPCAINSIDIGIAIGSACAAATDLRIDTRVMFSAGFAAGRLGFLENCKQIIALPLSVSAKNPFFDRKPKEKH, encoded by the coding sequence ATGTTCTTGAACGAAAGAGAAACTAGACATAACTATGTCATAGAAGCTGCTAAACAAATAATGACCGCAGCGCGTACCGCTCCCAAAGGAAAAGGAGTGGATATACTGGAAATCATAACCGTTACCGAAAAAGAAATCAAGCTTTTATCGGAAGAATTGATAAAAACATCAGAAGAAACCGGCATGAAATTTTTTTTACGGGATGCTGAAAACATTTTACAGTCCGAAGCGATCGTACTCATAGGAACACACCAGCAAACACAAGGCTTGAATTGTGCCTATTGCGGATACGCAACCTGTGCAGAAAAACCAGTTTCTGTTCCATGTGCAATCAACTCCATAGATATAGGAATAGCGATCGGATCAGCCTGTGCCGCAGCAACGGATTTACGCATTGACACGCGAGTCATGTTTTCAGCCGGATTTGCTGCAGGCAGATTGGGATTCCTGGAAAACTGCAAACAAATTATAGCGTTACCCCTAAGTGTATCTGCAAAAAATCCGTTTTTCGACCGTAAACCTAAAGAAAAACATTAA
- a CDS encoding thioredoxin domain-containing protein has protein sequence MIQHLSTKKFIHDIADYRHGGDWLYRGIRPAVILFYDSTVTDGEALGFEYAPLAEKFNQVDFYLMRIDDDPRIAQVYNIRKFPAVMFIPLENPPEIIYGVLTVEEMKDDVENLVEGKRV, from the coding sequence ATGATACAACATTTGTCAACAAAAAAATTTATACATGATATAGCTGATTACCGACATGGAGGTGATTGGTTGTATCGGGGCATACGTCCGGCCGTAATACTTTTTTATGACTCTACGGTGACTGACGGTGAGGCTTTGGGTTTCGAATATGCGCCGTTAGCCGAAAAATTTAATCAGGTAGATTTTTATTTAATGAGGATTGATGACGACCCCAGGATTGCACAGGTATATAATATTCGTAAATTTCCGGCGGTTATGTTCATACCTTTGGAGAATCCTCCTGAAATTATATATGGGGTTCTTACCGTTGAGGAGATGAAGGATGATGTAGAGAATCTGGTTGAAGGGAAAAGAGTATAA
- a CDS encoding DUF4136 domain-containing protein, producing the protein MKKIFYSLCLLILTSCSPYTLINSEVYNNADLAAYKTFRIVKPDEGKLPPMMTIIDYYNIAYAIRGQMLIRGYKESPESDLLINIGLTVQTKIDTEPALPPGFYPYNGYYPYYIYPRSLYWQSYYSNAKLITGIYKEGVLSMDFVNIKEKIFLYSASVSTILDSGQGALRNVSEINQAVQTLFSGFPVKPLKNNSGN; encoded by the coding sequence ATGAAAAAGATTTTCTATTCACTCTGCCTGCTTATATTGACTAGTTGTAGTCCTTACACGCTAATCAACAGCGAGGTATATAATAATGCCGACCTAGCAGCTTATAAAACATTCCGTATCGTTAAACCGGACGAAGGGAAGTTACCTCCAATGATGACAATTATCGACTACTACAATATAGCCTACGCCATCCGCGGACAAATGCTGATACGCGGTTATAAAGAATCTCCGGAATCGGATTTGCTTATTAATATAGGTCTTACAGTTCAGACAAAAATAGATACAGAACCTGCACTCCCTCCCGGTTTTTATCCATATAACGGATATTACCCATATTACATTTATCCTCGTTCCCTATACTGGCAAAGTTATTATTCCAATGCGAAACTTATTACCGGTATCTATAAAGAAGGTGTATTATCGATGGATTTCGTCAATATAAAAGAAAAAATATTTTTATATTCCGCGTCGGTATCGACGATTCTTGACAGCGGTCAGGGAGCATTAAGAAACGTATCGGAGATAAATCAGGCAGTACAGACGTTATTCTCCGGTTTTCCGGTAAAACCATTGAAAAACAATAGTGGAAACTAA
- a CDS encoding threonine/serine exporter family protein, translating to MINMEFLESILFDVFFAAIAAIGFSVISNPPRRAILYAALLAAIGHSIRFTLMHFSIDLTTASFISSFCIGLLSIFMGKHIHCPATVLYIPALLPMIPGMYAYRTILSLIQFLQSTDDGMTIKYLLGIFKNGLTTLTVLFVLAVGATMPLFIFYKRAFEMTRNASPANQKKKNR from the coding sequence ATGATAAACATGGAATTCTTAGAATCCATCCTCTTCGACGTTTTTTTTGCAGCTATCGCGGCTATCGGTTTCTCAGTAATCAGTAATCCGCCCCGCAGAGCGATACTTTATGCAGCATTGCTCGCCGCCATAGGACACAGCATACGTTTTACATTAATGCATTTTTCTATCGACCTGACCACCGCATCTTTCATCTCGTCATTTTGCATCGGACTCCTCAGCATTTTCATGGGTAAACATATACATTGTCCGGCGACCGTATTATATATACCCGCCCTATTACCCATGATACCGGGTATGTACGCTTACCGCACCATTCTGTCTCTCATCCAGTTCCTGCAAAGCACAGACGATGGCATGACTATAAAATATCTGTTGGGAATATTCAAAAACGGACTTACTACACTGACCGTACTGTTCGTACTGGCCGTAGGTGCAACAATGCCTCTATTTATTTTTTATAAACGCGCATTCGAAATGACCCGAAATGCATCTCCGGCAAATCAAAAGAAAAAAAACAGATAA
- a CDS encoding threonine/serine exporter family protein, whose product MDTHSELKALSKFLGEYATCLMAAGVHTSRIARNTSRIAESFNFDAHMTLFQKTVIMTLRDKNNSHVYSTVNKISHGAINFEFNSELSALSWDAYDNHLSIEELWKRYHSITSRPRMNQWIVLILVAFANMSFCRLFTGDIQAMICVFIATLIGFRVRQVMMKKGINHYFVFIVSSFVASTTASFTLLFNWGNTPEIAIGTSVLYLIPGVPLINGIIDIIEGHVLVGTSRLINAFLLIVSIAIGLSITLTILGRNIL is encoded by the coding sequence ATGGATACTCATTCCGAGTTAAAGGCCTTATCTAAATTTTTAGGTGAATATGCTACTTGTCTGATGGCAGCGGGGGTACATACGTCACGCATTGCCCGTAATACATCACGTATTGCAGAATCATTCAACTTCGATGCGCACATGACTTTATTCCAAAAAACGGTCATTATGACATTGCGCGACAAAAATAACTCGCATGTATATAGTACAGTAAATAAAATAAGTCACGGAGCAATTAATTTCGAGTTTAATTCGGAATTGAGCGCATTAAGCTGGGACGCTTACGATAATCATTTATCCATAGAAGAACTCTGGAAACGCTATCACTCCATTACAAGCCGGCCACGAATGAACCAATGGATCGTTCTCATACTGGTGGCTTTTGCCAACATGTCGTTTTGCCGCTTATTTACGGGAGATATACAGGCCATGATATGCGTATTCATCGCCACACTGATTGGTTTCCGGGTAAGGCAGGTTATGATGAAAAAAGGAATAAACCATTATTTCGTATTTATTGTTTCTTCTTTTGTCGCTTCAACCACCGCCTCATTTACCCTTCTGTTTAATTGGGGGAATACTCCCGAAATAGCTATCGGAACCAGTGTATTGTACCTCATACCCGGAGTTCCGCTTATCAACGGTATTATTGATATTATCGAAGGCCATGTACTGGTAGGCACATCCCGGTTGATCAACGCGTTCTTGCTTATAGTTTCTATCGCAATAGGCCTTTCTATAACTCTAACGATATTAGGGAGGAACATATTATGA